A stretch of the Streptomyces ortus genome encodes the following:
- a CDS encoding helix-turn-helix domain-containing protein, producing the protein MASNVNPTVRRRRLGQELRRLRELKGMTAEEVAERLLVSQSKISRLENGRRSISQRDVRDLCGVYEVEDVRIVDSLMQMAKDSRQQGWWHSFGDIPYSVYIGLETDAASLRVYDPLVVPGLLQTRPYAESLIQGALPEAAAGDIDKRVQVRLRRQERISDLENPLRLWAVLDEAALRRNVGNKQVMIDQLEHLVEMSHVPHVTVQVIPFAMGAHPGVSGQYAILEFPDAADSSVVYIEGVTSDLYLEKANDVQKYSVMYEHLRAQALNADQSREFIADVAKDYAR; encoded by the coding sequence GTGGCGTCCAACGTCAATCCCACCGTCAGGCGACGCCGGTTGGGCCAGGAGCTGCGAAGGCTCCGAGAGCTCAAGGGCATGACGGCAGAAGAGGTGGCCGAGCGGCTGCTCGTCTCGCAGTCGAAGATCAGCCGTCTGGAGAACGGGCGGCGCAGCATCAGCCAGCGCGACGTCCGTGATCTGTGCGGGGTGTACGAGGTCGAGGACGTCCGGATCGTCGATTCGCTGATGCAGATGGCCAAGGACTCGCGCCAGCAGGGCTGGTGGCACTCCTTCGGCGACATCCCGTACAGCGTCTACATCGGTCTGGAGACCGACGCGGCGAGCCTGCGCGTGTACGACCCGCTGGTCGTGCCGGGTCTGCTGCAGACCCGGCCGTACGCCGAGTCGCTGATCCAGGGCGCCCTGCCGGAGGCGGCGGCCGGCGACATCGACAAGCGCGTACAGGTGCGGCTGCGGCGACAGGAACGTATCTCCGACCTGGAGAACCCGCTGCGGCTGTGGGCCGTCCTCGACGAGGCGGCGCTGCGCAGGAACGTCGGCAACAAGCAGGTGATGATCGACCAGTTGGAGCATCTGGTCGAGATGTCGCACGTGCCGCACGTGACGGTTCAGGTCATTCCGTTCGCGATGGGCGCCCATCCGGGGGTCAGCGGCCAGTACGCCATCCTGGAATTCCCCGACGCGGCCGACTCCAGCGTGGTCTACATCGAGGGCGTCACCAGCGATCTGTACCTGGAGAAGGCGAACGACGTCCAGAAGTACAGCGTCATGTACGAGCATCTGCGGGCGCAGGCGCTCAACGCCGACCAGTCACGGGAGTTCATCGCGGACGTCGCGAAGGACTACGCGCGTTGA
- a CDS encoding DUF2165 domain-containing protein, whose protein sequence is MAAARALPITATLLTGTVALYITLVAFGNITDFGTNQQFVQHVLAMDTTFKDDDLMWRAVESEALQNAAYVAIIVWETVAALVLILGTVQWVRRDVARARRTSTVGLLMLMLLFGAGFLAIGGEWFAMWQSEDWNGLDAAMRVFLLSAVVLIVIHLPVDRGTGVDGGGT, encoded by the coding sequence ATGGCGGCAGCACGGGCTCTACCGATCACCGCGACCCTGCTCACCGGCACGGTCGCGCTCTACATCACGCTCGTCGCGTTCGGGAACATCACCGACTTCGGCACGAACCAGCAGTTCGTCCAGCACGTTCTGGCCATGGACACCACCTTCAAGGACGACGACCTGATGTGGCGGGCCGTCGAGTCCGAGGCGCTTCAGAACGCGGCGTACGTCGCGATCATCGTGTGGGAGACGGTGGCCGCGCTCGTGCTGATCCTCGGCACGGTTCAGTGGGTGCGGCGGGACGTCGCGCGGGCTCGGCGGACCTCCACGGTGGGGCTGCTGATGCTCATGCTGCTCTTCGGCGCGGGGTTTCTCGCGATCGGGGGCGAGTGGTTCGCGATGTGGCAGTCGGAGGACTGGAACGGGCTGGACGCGGCAATGCGGGTGTTCCTGCTCAGCGCGGTCGTGCTGATCGTCATCCACCTTCCCGTGGACCGGGGAACAGGGGTGGACGGTGGCGGGACCTGA
- a CDS encoding tetratricopeptide repeat protein, which produces MAQAGPSWQELIQQGNRAGFVGRDAERAAFLTNFDLPVGDARRRFRFHVHGTAGVGKTFLIQELRQLARERGALTAYVDERAGSVPEAMAEMCRQFADQGRRLKELERRLAVYRDRRHEAEAAALAALAPEQQQPQPASAGSRTAVGLGLAAVEAAVPGAGLLTSALPADLLAQGADRLRAGLSARFRNPDDIELVLSPERVLTPVLLRELRAAASAHPWIVLFLDTYERTGPFLDPWLYDLVTRHAEDGGLPAAVLVVTAGQRPPDTARWSGVGSVADVPLAPFTESESRGLLAGKGVVAEPVVKEVLRLTGGLPVLVSTLAETRPGDPDDVGDPSAGAVNRFLQWEADDTRRQVARVCALPRQLDADVFRALVGGPDGGLDGAGDPDELYDWLTGLPFVGERGTRVRYHDVVRAPMLRLERRRSRREWAGRHRRLAETFARWRAEAEAGREGENLWADEEWRELRLEETYHLLCARPPAALGAALRALVEACREDAVLGRGWARMLADAGHDTDDTDLAAWGARLGQALDDDSAGIAGAMALLLTHPGPDPACRALAHTLRGRELRYGGEHHRAMEEYDRALELDPRLAWAHYGRGYTLQLLDDFPAALAALDRADELAPGTWWILAGRAETHRLAGRFAEAVADFDRAVALVPADADPLTGRAVSRHALGRYDEALADFDRALALDPDNAWALVRRARLRRTRGEPAEAFADFDRAVRVAPDAAWVASERGDAYRLADRPEEAVAELTRALALTPDYASALASRGAALCDLGRHEEGLADFGRAVELRPDYAWALVMTARAKDGLGDRPAMFGSLERAVAAAPDADWISHELAAEYTKEGRYEEAVAVFRRVLDRSPDDEASLTGLGGTYLLMRRYEDALGPLSRALTLSPDDSWTYAMRARVRLATGRTEQALTDLDRCAGLEPASQAAWARRTAVELLTQCERWEEATARLAAADDADDLDDLRCEAHRQAGQWPQARRTAERLRATAPIPGTFELAMTVSGSEGLPAAEPLWRELATLIRADAELPAEDSALGDLERAQARCFLACALSDPAAAQEALTGLLTSPLDWDDLATLTLILKDLLASPGADASRIAPLLAEATRARDEIRSRHRPPLFPGPREGG; this is translated from the coding sequence GTGGCGCAGGCAGGGCCGTCGTGGCAGGAGCTGATCCAGCAGGGCAACCGCGCCGGATTCGTGGGACGGGACGCCGAACGGGCCGCGTTCCTGACGAACTTCGACCTCCCCGTGGGAGACGCCCGGCGGCGCTTCCGCTTCCATGTGCACGGCACCGCGGGTGTCGGAAAGACCTTCCTGATCCAGGAGTTGCGCCAGCTCGCCCGCGAACGCGGCGCGCTGACCGCGTACGTCGACGAGCGGGCCGGCAGTGTGCCGGAGGCGATGGCCGAGATGTGCCGTCAGTTCGCCGATCAGGGGCGAAGGCTCAAGGAGCTGGAGCGGCGGCTCGCCGTGTACCGGGACCGCCGGCACGAGGCGGAGGCCGCCGCCCTCGCCGCCCTGGCACCGGAACAGCAGCAGCCGCAGCCCGCGTCCGCCGGAAGCAGGACCGCCGTCGGGCTCGGCCTCGCCGCCGTGGAGGCCGCCGTACCGGGCGCCGGCCTCCTCACGAGCGCCCTGCCCGCCGATCTGCTCGCCCAGGGCGCGGACCGGCTGCGCGCCGGTCTGAGCGCCCGCTTCCGCAACCCCGACGACATCGAACTGGTCCTGTCCCCGGAGAGGGTCCTCACCCCCGTCCTGCTCCGCGAACTGCGTGCGGCGGCCTCCGCCCACCCCTGGATCGTCCTGTTCCTCGACACGTACGAACGGACCGGCCCGTTCCTGGACCCGTGGCTGTACGACCTGGTCACCCGGCACGCGGAGGACGGCGGGCTGCCCGCCGCCGTCCTGGTCGTCACGGCGGGACAACGCCCGCCGGACACCGCGCGCTGGAGCGGCGTGGGCTCCGTGGCGGACGTGCCGCTGGCACCGTTCACCGAGTCCGAGTCGCGCGGGCTCCTCGCCGGGAAGGGGGTCGTCGCCGAACCGGTCGTCAAGGAGGTGCTGCGCCTCACCGGCGGCCTGCCCGTCCTCGTGTCGACGCTCGCGGAGACCCGCCCCGGCGACCCGGACGACGTGGGCGACCCCAGCGCCGGAGCCGTCAACCGCTTCCTGCAGTGGGAGGCCGACGACACCCGCCGCCAGGTCGCCCGCGTCTGCGCGCTGCCCCGGCAACTGGACGCGGACGTCTTCCGGGCCCTCGTCGGCGGCCCGGACGGCGGCCTGGACGGGGCGGGCGATCCGGACGAGCTGTACGACTGGCTGACCGGGCTGCCGTTCGTCGGCGAGCGCGGGACCCGCGTGCGGTACCACGACGTCGTACGGGCCCCGATGCTGCGGCTGGAGCGCCGCCGCTCCCGGCGGGAGTGGGCCGGCCGGCACCGGCGGCTCGCGGAGACGTTCGCCCGCTGGCGGGCGGAGGCCGAAGCCGGGCGGGAGGGCGAGAACCTGTGGGCCGACGAGGAGTGGCGCGAACTGCGCCTGGAGGAGACCTACCACCTGCTCTGCGCCCGCCCGCCCGCGGCGCTCGGCGCGGCGCTGCGGGCCCTGGTCGAGGCCTGCCGCGAGGACGCCGTCCTGGGCCGCGGCTGGGCGCGGATGCTGGCGGACGCGGGCCACGACACGGACGACACCGACCTCGCCGCGTGGGGCGCGCGGCTCGGTCAGGCCCTCGACGACGACTCGGCCGGGATCGCCGGCGCGATGGCCCTGCTGCTGACCCACCCCGGCCCGGACCCGGCGTGCCGGGCCCTCGCGCACACACTGCGGGGCCGGGAACTGCGCTACGGCGGTGAGCACCACCGGGCCATGGAGGAGTACGACCGGGCCCTTGAACTCGACCCCCGGCTCGCCTGGGCGCACTACGGCCGCGGCTACACCCTCCAGCTGCTGGACGACTTCCCGGCGGCACTGGCCGCCCTCGACCGGGCGGACGAACTGGCCCCCGGCACCTGGTGGATCCTCGCCGGGCGCGCGGAGACCCACCGGCTCGCGGGCCGCTTCGCGGAAGCCGTCGCCGACTTCGACCGCGCTGTCGCCCTCGTCCCGGCCGACGCCGATCCGCTGACCGGCCGGGCCGTGAGCCGGCACGCACTCGGGCGGTACGACGAGGCGCTCGCCGACTTCGACCGGGCGCTCGCCCTCGACCCGGACAACGCCTGGGCGCTGGTGCGCAGGGCCCGGCTGCGCCGCACCAGGGGCGAACCGGCCGAGGCCTTCGCCGACTTCGACCGGGCGGTCCGGGTCGCGCCCGACGCCGCCTGGGTCGCCTCGGAACGCGGTGACGCCTACCGGCTCGCCGACCGCCCCGAGGAGGCCGTCGCCGAACTGACCCGCGCGCTCGCCCTCACCCCCGACTACGCCTCCGCGCTGGCGAGCCGCGGCGCCGCCCTGTGCGACCTGGGCCGTCACGAGGAGGGCCTGGCCGACTTCGGCCGAGCCGTCGAACTGCGGCCCGACTACGCGTGGGCGCTGGTGATGACGGCCCGCGCGAAGGACGGACTCGGCGACCGGCCGGCCATGTTCGGGTCCCTGGAGCGAGCCGTGGCCGCGGCCCCCGACGCCGACTGGATCAGCCACGAACTGGCCGCGGAGTACACCAAGGAGGGCCGGTACGAGGAAGCGGTCGCCGTCTTCCGCCGCGTACTGGACCGCAGCCCGGACGACGAGGCGTCACTGACCGGCCTCGGCGGCACCTACCTCCTCATGAGGCGGTACGAGGACGCCCTCGGCCCGCTCTCCCGCGCCCTGACACTGAGCCCGGACGACAGCTGGACGTACGCCATGCGCGCCCGGGTCCGCCTGGCGACCGGACGGACCGAACAGGCCCTCACCGACCTGGACCGCTGCGCCGGACTGGAACCCGCCTCGCAGGCGGCCTGGGCGCGCCGCACCGCCGTCGAACTGCTGACGCAGTGTGAGCGCTGGGAGGAGGCGACGGCACGGCTGGCGGCGGCGGACGACGCGGACGACCTGGACGACCTGCGCTGCGAGGCACACCGCCAGGCCGGGCAGTGGCCGCAGGCACGCCGGACGGCCGAGCGGCTGCGCGCGACGGCCCCGATCCCGGGCACGTTCGAACTGGCGATGACGGTGAGCGGGTCGGAGGGCCTGCCGGCCGCGGAACCCCTCTGGCGGGAACTGGCGACCCTGATCCGCGCCGACGCCGAACTGCCCGCCGAGGACAGCGCGCTCGGCGACCTGGAACGCGCCCAGGCCCGCTGCTTCCTCGCCTGCGCCCTCTCGGACCCGGCCGCCGCGCAGGAGGCCCTGACCGGCCTTCTGACCTCACCCCTCGACTGGGACGACCTGGCCACCCTCACCCTGATCCTCAAGGACCTCCTGGCCTCCCCCGGGGCCGACGCGTCCCGCATCGCTCCCCTGCTGGCGGAGGCGACAAGGGCCCGCGACGAGATCAGGTCCCGCCACCGTCCACCCCTGTTCCCCGGTCCACGGGAAGGTGGATGA
- a CDS encoding SDR family oxidoreductase, with the protein MSLLQGRTVVVSGVGAGLGHQVAAAVVRDGGNAVLGARTEANLAKAAAELDPTGAHTAYRATDITDEGQCDALAALARERFGRLDAVVHVAAWDSYFGGLQDADFTTWQAVLDVNLLGTLRMTRACLPGLKERGGSVVVIGTQSSVAAPSQVRQAAYAASKGALTSAMYSLARELGPDRIRVNTVLPGWMWGPPVEAYVQFTAYTEGVPEAEVLERLTSRMALPELATDSDVADAAVFLASDRARAITGQSLLVNAGELMR; encoded by the coding sequence ATGTCACTGCTCCAGGGCAGGACCGTCGTCGTGTCGGGGGTCGGGGCCGGGCTCGGTCACCAGGTCGCGGCGGCCGTCGTGCGCGACGGCGGGAACGCCGTGCTCGGGGCGCGCACCGAGGCGAACCTCGCCAAGGCCGCCGCCGAACTCGACCCGACCGGCGCGCACACGGCGTACCGGGCCACGGACATCACCGACGAGGGTCAGTGCGACGCGCTCGCGGCGCTCGCCCGGGAGCGGTTCGGGCGGCTCGACGCGGTCGTCCACGTGGCCGCCTGGGACAGCTACTTCGGCGGCCTCCAGGACGCGGACTTCACCACCTGGCAGGCCGTGCTCGACGTGAACCTGCTCGGCACGCTGCGGATGACCCGCGCCTGTCTGCCCGGGCTGAAGGAGCGCGGCGGCTCCGTGGTCGTCATCGGCACGCAGTCGTCCGTCGCCGCACCCTCCCAGGTGCGCCAGGCGGCGTACGCGGCCTCGAAGGGCGCGCTGACCAGTGCGATGTACTCGCTGGCGCGGGAGCTCGGGCCGGACCGGATCCGGGTGAACACCGTGCTGCCGGGCTGGATGTGGGGTCCGCCGGTGGAGGCGTACGTGCAGTTCACGGCGTACACGGAGGGCGTGCCGGAGGCGGAGGTGCTGGAGCGGCTGACCTCGCGGATGGCGCTGCCCGAGCTGGCCACGGACTCGGACGTGGCGGATGCCGCGGTGTTTCTGGCCTCGGACCGGGCGCGGGCGATCACGGGGCAGTCGTTGCTGGTCAACGCGGGGGAGTTGATGCGGTAG
- a CDS encoding sodium:solute symporter family protein gives MNGLDWAVLIGYFGVMVAIGVWSHKRVDNVSDFFTAGGKMPWWLSGISHHMSGYSAVMFTGYAAIAYTYGVTSYVTWSFPIAIGIAIGAKVFAPRLNRVRSRLHVSSPLEYLKNRYDLPTQQALAWSGVLLKIVDVGAKWAAIATLLSVFTGVSLNTGIMVTGAVTAIYCTVGGLWADALTELGQFIIQFIAGVAMLVAVMAELNGFSTLWSVWDEPALDGHTKPLAGPYMMVFLIAYLFIKTFEYNGGMWNQAQRYMATDSAKSATRSGVLSASLWLIWPLVLFFPMWVAPLIIKTDVPADSYALMAEHLLPHGLLGLVIVGFFSHTMAMCSSDANAIAAVVTRDIMPAVSRKAREWDTRMGLLAARWATLLFLGLSMAIATQVNSAFFGDIITVVIKWVAGLMGPIAIPLMLGLLPWFRKSGPTAALISWAVGLVTFWLVNYPISWNVDGGVPLQYQVSIPLAVSLVLYILIGYVKPEDTPERDALIAKINSDGGGSAASAIPAPAGPADDVVGAPAKD, from the coding sequence ATGAACGGTCTCGACTGGGCCGTGCTCATCGGCTACTTCGGCGTGATGGTCGCGATCGGTGTCTGGTCCCACAAACGGGTCGACAACGTCAGCGACTTCTTCACGGCCGGCGGCAAGATGCCGTGGTGGCTGTCGGGCATCTCGCACCACATGTCCGGCTACAGCGCGGTCATGTTCACGGGGTACGCGGCCATCGCCTACACGTACGGCGTCACTTCCTACGTCACCTGGTCCTTCCCGATCGCCATCGGCATCGCGATCGGCGCGAAGGTGTTCGCGCCCCGGCTCAACCGGGTGCGCTCACGACTGCACGTGTCCTCGCCCCTGGAATACCTGAAGAACCGCTACGACCTGCCCACCCAGCAGGCGCTCGCCTGGTCCGGCGTGCTGCTGAAGATCGTGGACGTGGGCGCCAAGTGGGCCGCCATCGCGACCCTGCTGTCCGTCTTCACCGGCGTCTCGCTCAACACCGGCATCATGGTCACCGGCGCGGTGACCGCGATCTACTGCACGGTCGGCGGCCTCTGGGCGGACGCGCTGACCGAACTCGGCCAGTTCATCATCCAGTTCATCGCCGGTGTCGCGATGCTCGTCGCCGTCATGGCCGAGCTGAACGGCTTCAGCACCCTGTGGAGCGTCTGGGACGAACCCGCGCTCGACGGGCACACCAAGCCGCTGGCCGGCCCGTACATGATGGTCTTCCTGATCGCGTATCTCTTCATCAAGACCTTCGAGTACAACGGCGGCATGTGGAACCAGGCCCAGCGCTACATGGCCACGGACTCCGCGAAGTCCGCCACGCGCTCGGGCGTCCTGTCCGCCTCGCTCTGGCTCATCTGGCCGCTGGTGCTGTTCTTCCCCATGTGGGTCGCGCCGCTGATCATCAAGACCGACGTACCGGCCGATTCGTACGCGCTGATGGCCGAACACCTGCTGCCGCACGGGCTGCTGGGCCTGGTCATCGTCGGGTTCTTCTCCCACACGATGGCGATGTGCTCCTCGGACGCCAACGCCATCGCGGCCGTCGTCACCCGCGACATCATGCCCGCGGTCTCCCGCAAGGCCCGCGAATGGGACACCCGGATGGGGCTGCTGGCCGCGCGCTGGGCCACGCTGCTCTTCCTCGGCCTGTCGATGGCCATCGCGACCCAGGTCAACTCCGCCTTCTTCGGCGACATCATCACCGTCGTCATCAAGTGGGTGGCCGGTCTGATGGGCCCGATCGCGATCCCGCTGATGCTGGGCCTGCTCCCGTGGTTCCGCAAGAGCGGTCCGACGGCCGCGCTGATCAGCTGGGCCGTCGGCCTCGTCACCTTCTGGCTGGTCAACTACCCGATCAGCTGGAACGTCGACGGCGGGGTCCCGCTCCAGTACCAGGTGTCGATCCCGCTCGCGGTCTCCCTCGTCCTCTACATCCTCATCGGCTACGTGAAGCCGGAGGACACCCCGGAGCGGGACGCGCTCATCGCGAAGATCAACTCGGACGGCGGCGGATCGGCCGCCTCGGCGATCCCGGCTCCGGCCGGGCCGGCGGACGACGTGGTGGGCGCGCCGGCCAAGGACTGA
- a CDS encoding DUF397 domain-containing protein has product MAIKQGVTDTWTKSSYSQGNGACVEVKSPVTAAMAVRDSKVAEGPALSFPARSWNAFVAEVSRGTV; this is encoded by the coding sequence ATGGCAATCAAGCAAGGCGTCACGGACACGTGGACGAAGTCCTCGTACTCGCAGGGAAACGGCGCGTGCGTCGAGGTCAAGTCCCCCGTCACGGCGGCGATGGCCGTCCGCGACTCGAAGGTCGCCGAAGGGCCCGCGCTGTCCTTCCCGGCGCGGTCCTGGAACGCGTTCGTGGCAGAAGTGAGCCGGGGCACCGTCTGA
- a CDS encoding ADP-ribosylglycohydrolase family protein → MGATAGAVWGRAEQQDFRSRVRGTLLGAAVGDTLGSPVRDLSMEQIRAAHGAEGLTDLAHGHGRRGAVSHFTQLNLFSVDGLIRAQVRRDTGAWHPPTDLHRAYLRWAATQRDWGPDERRKEDGWLAREEWLYARRDPSRACLLGLGDETMGTLDAPKNPDQRGVEAATRSAPFGLLVGWEPQLVMQLAVECAAQTHGHPLSYLSAGAYAVIVHGLARGESLDTAVQRALQLLAPRPGQQPVAEALQRALGAVRQGMPSPSRIEDLAGPGTAEGLLSVAVYCALVGEDTRHGLCLSVNHGGASGATGTLTGALLGALHGETALPPSWLAELEGRPTMLVLADDFAMEMTQGPALHGPAGSSPGWLARYPRGYAALSGTVATPIPAGLTTRA, encoded by the coding sequence GTGGGTGCGACAGCCGGTGCCGTCTGGGGCCGCGCCGAACAGCAGGATTTCCGCAGCCGGGTGCGCGGCACGCTCCTCGGCGCGGCCGTGGGCGACACGCTCGGCTCACCCGTCCGCGATCTCTCGATGGAGCAGATCCGTGCGGCGCACGGCGCGGAGGGCCTCACCGATCTGGCCCACGGGCACGGCAGACGCGGCGCCGTCTCCCACTTCACCCAGCTGAACCTGTTCTCGGTCGACGGGCTGATCAGGGCCCAGGTCCGCCGGGACACCGGTGCCTGGCATCCGCCGACGGATCTGCACCGGGCGTATCTGCGCTGGGCCGCCACCCAGCGCGACTGGGGCCCGGACGAGCGGCGCAAGGAGGACGGCTGGCTGGCCCGCGAGGAGTGGCTGTACGCACGCCGTGATCCCTCGCGCGCCTGTCTGCTGGGCCTCGGCGACGAGACGATGGGCACCCTGGACGCGCCCAAGAACCCCGACCAGCGTGGCGTCGAGGCCGCGACCCGCTCCGCGCCCTTCGGGCTTCTCGTCGGCTGGGAGCCGCAGCTCGTCATGCAGCTCGCGGTGGAGTGCGCGGCGCAGACGCACGGCCACCCACTCTCCTACCTGTCGGCGGGCGCGTACGCCGTGATCGTGCACGGTCTCGCGCGCGGCGAGAGTCTCGACACGGCCGTCCAGCGGGCGTTGCAGCTGCTGGCGCCGCGACCGGGCCAGCAGCCGGTGGCCGAGGCGCTGCAGCGGGCGCTGGGGGCCGTACGGCAGGGCATGCCGTCCCCGTCCCGTATCGAGGACCTGGCGGGGCCGGGCACGGCCGAGGGGCTGCTCTCGGTGGCGGTGTACTGCGCCCTGGTCGGCGAGGACACCCGGCACGGGCTGTGCCTGTCGGTGAACCACGGCGGCGCCTCGGGAGCCACCGGCACACTCACGGGTGCGCTGCTCGGCGCCCTGCACGGGGAGACGGCGCTGCCGCCGTCCTGGCTGGCCGAGCTGGAGGGCCGTCCCACAATGCTCGTCCTCGCCGACGACTTCGCGATGGAGATGACCCAGGGTCCGGCCCTGCACGGTCCGGCGGGCTCCTCCCCGGGCTGGCTGGCCCGCTACCCGCGCGGCTACGCCGCCCTGTCGGGCACGGTCGCCACCCCGATCCCGGCCGGCCTGACCACCCGGGCCTGA
- a CDS encoding GOLPH3/VPS74 family protein: protein MGRSRRTLPEELLLLALDPTTGTTAQPQSLDLGLAGAQLVELALAGRIAPDGDRIAVVAPRPTGDPTLDCALELLRRRGAPVRAVNWIGGPRLGLRQTYLSHLERCGMVHAVAGQMCGVLPTTRYQATDTEISREIRARLDSAIRTGVPPDPRTAALAALAHAVGLGKHLYPGNEGRSSRSRLRDLIRHDPMGGLVAHAVMDVQNGVAAQPRRSPAPTGRQAAPGARPAPEPARGVPMQPHRSSMARAVAH, encoded by the coding sequence ATGGGCAGGAGCCGCAGAACACTTCCGGAGGAGCTTCTGCTGCTGGCGTTGGACCCGACCACGGGTACCACCGCACAGCCGCAGTCGCTCGACCTCGGTCTGGCCGGAGCACAGCTAGTAGAGCTGGCGCTGGCCGGACGGATAGCCCCAGACGGGGATCGTATCGCCGTGGTGGCACCACGGCCGACCGGAGATCCGACCTTGGACTGTGCGCTGGAACTACTCCGCAGGCGGGGTGCTCCAGTACGCGCTGTGAACTGGATCGGCGGACCCCGCCTGGGGTTGCGCCAGACATATCTCTCGCATCTGGAGCGATGCGGCATGGTCCATGCCGTGGCAGGCCAGATGTGCGGGGTGCTTCCGACGACTCGCTACCAAGCGACGGACACGGAAATCAGCCGGGAGATCAGGGCCCGGCTGGACAGCGCGATCCGCACCGGCGTCCCGCCGGACCCGCGGACCGCCGCTCTGGCCGCACTGGCGCACGCCGTCGGCCTGGGCAAGCACCTCTACCCGGGGAACGAAGGGCGTTCGTCACGCTCCCGGCTCCGGGATCTGATCAGGCACGACCCCATGGGCGGACTCGTGGCGCACGCCGTGATGGACGTCCAGAACGGAGTGGCCGCACAGCCACGCCGCAGCCCGGCACCGACCGGCCGCCAGGCCGCCCCCGGAGCCAGGCCAGCACCGGAGCCCGCCAGGGGCGTCCCGATGCAACCGCACCGCAGTTCGATGGCACGCGCCGTGGCCCACTGA